CGGACAAGTTCTTCGGTTTAAATGTTATTCTCTCACGCCTCCTCTTTGGTTCAGGCGCGGCGTGGCACTGGCGGTGGCAGTCGTTGGAGGTCCGCGCACTTTACATTTCTTCGTCAAACAATTGGCTGTAAGTAGGCTACTATTCTCGTGAGTGGATGTCGTGCATGTTCCGTGGGTCAGGTGTTGGTGCGGGCGCCGTAAATGTTTGATGCACATACTGGCCTCAAGGTATTGATAAACCTTTATTCCTCTCCGTAGGAGCTGTCGCTGGCTCCAAGTGGCTCCAGCTTTTCTGACGACGAGTATTTCTTCACGCTGGCCCTGCGCAGCCTCGTCAACCCCGCCCACCACACGCGCACCTCCCTGCCGCGAGATTTCTTTCTCCGCAGAGAAAACCAAATCGTTTACGATGAGGCAAGTTCTTCGTAAAAACACAGAGAAAAATGTACATTCTTCTTATAAATAATTTTTCTAATGGTTCTCTTCCTCTGGAATATAAATGCACAAATTATATTGGTATTTGCTTCATAAAATATGAATGAACGAACATGTTCATATCATAGTATAAAGCTGGTAGCCAAGGCGAGGCACCACCTACGCCACGCGACTAAGGTGTGTTTTGCCCCCAGCTCGTGGACTACCTGCTCACCCAGACACCGTCCGCCATAGCCGGCGTGGCCACGCTGCTGGAGGGAGTCTCCAGGGTGGCGCCGCAACTTTTCCAGCGCATGCTGCAGAAGTGTGGACCTTACTTGTTGCCGAAGGATGCCTGCCAGCGGGGCGATTATGCCGAGGTCAGTCACGTGACAATATTATCATTTACAACAGTCTTCTACCCGAATACGATACCTTaagcaaaaaacaataatatgCATGTGAGGTGCCTTGGACTGAGAGTAGCACTAAAATCATCGTTCTAAATTTGGCCCTAAAGTTTATATTTGCAGGAGATTTGTGATGTCATTGGGACTGGATTAAAAGGGAGGGTGATATCATACCTATATGTGTCGCTACTTTTATTAACGTTGCCAAcatgtagaagggaaggaaaaggtacaGGCAGGTTAGAAAACGTTCTGGGGGAGAAAGTCTTTGTCTGGGGCATACGGTTTCACTTCTCATGGTTAGCACCGCTACTAGCTACAAAAGGGTACACGGATGTTTTAGCGAGGACAGTGTGTAGTAactaggaaaggaggggagggtgtgtgtgtacgGGAGGGTGTTCGTGTAGGGGAGGCAttcggcagaagggaagggaagtacagTGGGACGTACAGCCCCCCATGTGTCTGTGGCCAGGCTGTGCGGCTGCTGCGGACCGTGAGTGGCCTCAGCACGCGGCCCCAGGACTACGTGACCTCCCTCGGGCCGTGCTTCGCCACCGACAACGTGGACGTGATCGTGGCCGCCATGGACACCCTCAGCACCGTCGACTGTGACATGCAGGTGAACATGTATGCGCGGAGGAATTAAACTTCAGAAACCTCTCGAAAATAATTTTCATAACAAAGTTACCGATTAAGTGACATTTCTCTAATATTCAAAATAGTTCCCGCACTTACCACCTTTATATTGAACTCGATATGTCAACATACATCAGGTATCAAGCTTATGAAAACATTCATCATATTTCCTTCGCAAATAACAACTTTTCTCTAAATATATTATTTTCGATGAGAAGGTAAAAAGATATTTCGATAAActaaggaaatcaagaaaaaccTAAACTTACTAATATATGCAGGAGTCGAGAACAAGTCAGGCTTAACTAACCTGGTCTCTTCGGACACACTAGGGCGTGACTGAGCTGCAGAGGGTGGGCCTCGATAGTCCCTCCGACTCTGAAATTCGCATCGCAGCTTACCGCGGGCTGGTGCGCTGTCTTCCCTCGCAGCCTGAGCTCATCAAGACGATCGCCAAGGCCCTCGACCCCTCGCACGACGACTTCTCGACACAAGGTCAGCGTCTTACTGTAATAATATAATTGAATTTCGTTGGCAATTTCACTCTCTCACTTCACGAATTCTTCCTGTGGATCATAAGGTCAGGTTTCCAGGGTATATAAAGGTCCGTAACGCTCGTCAAAAGTCACAGCTATACTGTTTTGATATTTGGATGAGAAAGTAAGATTAAAACGATTGTTATGACTTAGTTGATGCAGCTTGCAAAAGAAAAACAGGTATTTAAGATTCCTGCAGGCTAATATGAGCACGTCTTGGTCGACAGTGGCTTCCTACGTGTGGAGTCACATTCAGTCAGTGGTCACGTCAGAGGACCCGAGTCTGATCAGCCTGCGAGATCTGCTCAGCGCCTCGGACGTGGTGGCCGGCGTGCCTGACCCTGTTTGGTATGATCCCCGGCGCCACTCCCGCCACGTAGCCCACACGGTACACCTGGACGCCCGCACCTCGCTCACGGTGACCGGCGACGTGGCGTGGGGCAGGTACTCGCCGGCTCCCAGGGCTCTGTACCTCACCGTCGCCCTCCACCACGACGGAGACACTCACCAGTTGGTTCAGGTGAGTACTATCTGTCAGCATggggtgtttttgtcttttttgcggTACAAAAGGTGGTGAATCATAAGGTCTGTATCTCAAACGTGAGACACAAAATATAATCTTGAAATatgccacgaaaaaaaaaaaaaaaaaaaaaacgtgccaTCAACAGTGTCTGGAGAAGAATTCCATTTTATTTGGGCTTcgctttttttgcattttcttatgCTCTGACTGGATAAAAGAAATACATGGTGCTAACTAAAACAAGCTAAAACAAAATCGCTCCACTGACACCCAACACCCATTCACTGTGAGTGGACATGAGGCATGGACTGAAGGAGACTGCCCGTGCGTCTCAATTCAgctcgggaatcgaacccgagaccTTTCGGTTATGAGGCGAGCGCGCAAATCACTTtgattacagtgtgtgtgtgtgtgtgtgtgtgtgtgtgtgtgtactgttctGCTTCCGGTGCGAGTCACAGCTCTGCAGTCTAACCCTCGTCGCTCGTCGTGCCGTGCAGCTTATGGTCCGCGTGACGGGCCTAGAGGCGATGCTGCTCAGCGTTCCCTTGGTGGACGAGCTGctgcacgccgccgccgccgccgcctcgcagCTGTGGGCCACGGCGTCGCGCATGGCGGGCAGCGGAGGCTCCAGGAGCAGGAGGGACGCAGTCCAGGAACAGATCACGCAATTCATTGAGCAGGTGAATTTTAACTGAAATGTTTCTAAACACTTGAAATCTGAAAGACTACAGGACTGAGGTCTTTAGAGTTTGCAAATTTCAGATGTTTAgaacgttttctttttctttagtaaTATAAGGATATTCTCTTTTAAGGTTTCAGTAATGTGTTTCaaagaaacttttttttcttcttatagaCGCATTTAGTACGTTATGTTTAGCTTTGCGGCCTTTTATTCACTGTCCAGGTGATGACGAGGATCCCCGCGGCGTACCGGACCAACACCTCCAGCGTCGAGTTGTACCTCCGCCTCCTGGACACCCACGCGCTCCACCTCCGCCTCGAAGACCTCCGCTACTCCTCGCCGTTGGACGCCCTGTTCACCCGCTTTCAGCCGCCACTCAGCGCAGCGGTACGTATCCATGTCGTTGGGTCACTTCATTTTCTGAGGACGCTTGTGATTTGAACAAATAATTCTATCCATATCTTCCTGCCACTACAAGTCTTTCAGAATCTCCTTCCTGTTAAATTCAAGGTTAATTTTGCCTGGTTTCGTCTGGCTGACATGTCTGCCACTACCTCGGTCTTTGGTTTTCCGTCAAACGacgtattttctctccttccctctttacctgcttctactctctgtctctctcgggttgagtttccttccctttcactcccttcgcTTGCCTGCCGCCCCTTTGCTCGCCTTCCTCCCTACAGGCTCTAGTAGCGGCACCTTCCGCAGCTCGTGGCTCTGGCGCCGCTGCTCGACAACACGCTGACCCTGGCTACCTCCTCAGGAGTGCCCTTGACCCTCGGGGTGCACGGCATGGCCGGCGTCAACACCCGCGCTGAGCACATCGCCGTGTTGGAGGGAGGAATCTTCAACATCGTGGCCAGGTAAGGCAGCTTCAGACTGGCCCATACACCACTGAAGTGTGAATGATAaacgttatattttttttacatttacctTATTTCGGAGTTGTGGTTTGCAcataacaaaaaaacacaaatatatatatatatatatatatatatatatatatatatatatatatatatatatatatttttttttttttgaagaacATTAATccttgaaatatacacaaattatAATCTATTTGCCACGAGAGCAAAGTAAGGGAGGATTCTGACTTCCTTCTTTGTGGCAGCGGCGGCGTGGCCCTGTGGGGCCGTGCCGGCGTGGGCGGCGCGAGGGCGACTCCGCTGGTCAGCCACCACCTGTGGGCCGTAGACTTGCCCATCACCGCCAGCTACCAGTATGAGGTCAAAGGCTTAACTGACGTTACAATCTTGTTACCTAATGTGACAactttttaaataaaaataaataggaatcaGAAAATAATTACTTAAATCTACCTGTTAATTAATTTGAAAGTTCTGAAATTAAAAATACCATTTGAATggcgctgattttttttttcgtgtgtgtgtccATGATCGTCCGTGTAGCACTGTGTTTGTATGCCCTGCAGGGCGAGGAGCTGCGCGCCCAGGTGAGGCTGCCGCGGGACTGGCCGGGGGAAATGTGGCTGAACCGCCGGGACACCACGCTGAACGGCGAACACCTGCCGCTCAGGTATATAATGTAATGTATatcttggaacacacacacatacacatacaaaaaaaaatcacaaatggaATGTTTTAACATTTCATAGGGGTCCGGGTGGCTCAGTGGGTAAGGTGATTGACTTGCAACCGAGAGGCTACGAGCTTTTCGGTAAGATGCAGCGCTCTCTTGTAACCGTAGCAGAGTATGTATCTTGGCTACCTAGCTCGACGAGGGTTCTTTGttagcaacaacaaaaactactactactactactactacttttgacATGCCGGCAGGATAAGGCGTAGCTGCTTGGTGCATGGCGGCCCCCTGGAGGTGTGCTGGGAGGCGCGGGACGGGGACGTGCTGGGGGTGGGCGCGGTGTCGGggcggaatggctggctggcccCGTACTACCGCGCCCTCAAGCTCCCCAAACTGAACCCCGCAGACCCAGTCAACGTCACCGTCTCTTTTCCTATGAGTACGTTTAATGATGATAATTGATAATACAGCTCTAAAGCACCCTGACAATAAATATGCGTGATATGACCTTAAAAACTTCTCTTCTTGCTCACAGTCGGCGCGGCACGGATGAGCCAGCTGGTGGTCGAGGTTGGCGGCAACAAGTACACGGCAGGCCTGGTGACGCAACGCTCTCCAACGCCGTCCTTCGCCATCACCCTCAATACACCCTCGCACGCCTACCTCCTCAAGGGTAATAAGTTTTTACCTTCAAAGATCCGTCATGTATGGAACTAGTAAATCACAGTTTGTTACAGTTCGAAGATTTTTCCAGAATGTGTTAGGTATTTTTTCTTGCCATTTGACAAAAAGGGAAGTTCATCTGTTTAAAATTAAACTTGAtgatgaaagagtaaaaaaactTTGATTCAATCGACAGGTGACTAATGGACTGTGGTTATATGAGAACTTTGAAGCTcaggactgaagaaaaaaatatccgtGGCCTACACTGACTGATAACAAACGACATGAATCTTTCTCTTGCCGTATATATGGTTTACTCAAACAGCTGATGAGTGAAGTGCTTGAAAAGAGCCACAATGaatatgcaacacacacaaaaaactaaacaaacaaaaaagaataaacaaacacaGCTAAAAATCGTGCAATCTGGCGGCAGGCTTGGCGGGGTCACGGGAGAGCATTACGCAGGTGCTCAGCGTGGAGGCGAGTGTGGACCAGGACCGCTACGGCCTCCGCCTGCAACTGTCCATGCCTCAGCTGGTGCGGCAGAAAGTGTGGAGTCCCTCAGCTTTCATCACAACAcccgaaggaggggaggaggaggtggtccgCTTGTTCTTGTCCatgaaggaggaggcggacgGCTTCCTCACCGAACTCACCTTCCAAACCCTCGGCCCACTCACGCACTATCTGGACACCAAAATTTCTAGTACgttctttcttcatcatctttttcctctactgCTTAAGTCTGGCACAGCACCATGTCCTCGAAATAGTCTTAAAAAACGCCACGATGCAGTTTAGATAGTATGTGCAGTTTAGCTACCCTTGTGTGTTGGCAGGCCAGGTCGCTGGTACGGTCAACGCAATGGACGGCAAGATGAAGACGATAGAGGTCAGGTCACTGGAGGTTACATCATCCCCCGTCTTCAGTGTGGAGCTCAGTGGGCGCGTGTTCCTGTTGGGGCCCCCGCAGGGTCAGGGTCACTTCAGGGTAAGGGAAGAGCTTTGCCTTTTTTTACTAGGAACACTATGTAtaattcattatatttttttcttttccacggacagcaacaaagaaagttttttttttctgtaaaataGTGGAAGGGATGCCATGATACAAGAGTCAGTTCAACTTCCTTGATTAAACCTTGTGAATAACTGCCAGGTCCATATTGACAGGTGCGATGGGGCGGTGAGGGCAACCAGGTGGAGTTCAGCGTGGCTCTGGCCCCGGCGATCACCTTCCTGGGCGTGGCGCAGCACGAGCCCGGTGGAACGAGAGGGATCTCCTTCAGGGTCTCCTACAGTGCCCTCCACAGCAGCATTCAGGGGCCCATGGGGGGCAGTCTGGTTCTTCTGGTGGACGGTAGCAGGTTAGAGGTGGACCTGAGTCTCGCTTTGGCCCATTTCGGAAGAATCAATCTTTCTCACAAGCACAATGGTGCCTTGGACTTTCAAACAGCAGTGGCCGGTGCGTGTTTGAATACCGCTAGTGATCGTTTGGTGTAAAAAATGTCTATTAAATGCCATACTTTTTTCTCATCGTTTCTCAGTGAAACACCTAAAACAAACGGGTAGTCTGAGCCTGAACTAACCTGGTCTTACCACATGGCACTgatatcctcctctctccctcacttaccTTGCTGCTGGCGGCGGCGAGCAGTGAGGTCAGAGCCCCTGGGCGTGGCCTGGTCGGCGGTTCAACTACTATTAGTGCAGCCCAGGGATGTGCGGCACGAGTTCAACGTATCGTGGTCTGAGGAGCCCCAAGACGCCGTGAAATCCCAAGCGTACTACAGAGGCACCTCCGAAACCTCCTTTGCTCATTCCTTCGGCGGCCGGGTATGTCTGCAAGAACATTGACAAACGCAACACTGAAGTTAATATCTTAACTCCGCGAATGTTAAAATAAATCTGCCTTTTCACTCAAACTTTAAGTTAAGGTGGTGTCTTTCATTAATTAAGAAGTATTTCATTAGGAAATCCTGGGAACCTCACTTACATGGTTTCAAGTATCCAGCAGTCGCCAGCATATAGTAATAGGTGGATCTTACTCTCTTGTGGGTCGAGGCAGCTGGAGTATCCTGGCCAGctggtggaggtggagcagaCCCTGGAAGAAGTGCAGCCAGGGACGTACAAGAGCAAACTGGTGGCGAGGGCGGACCCTGGACGGACCCTCAACGCCGACACCTTTCTCATCACGAGGAGAGAGGAACATGTATTTTCTTACGGTTACTCAAACACCCTCAGACTAGACACCTGGAACACACCTCTCAGGTAAGTCGATGTTCCTAAAGGAGGAGTTGGTGGAGGTGTGCTTGAAAACAAACATGTGGCATGTGGCTAAGCCCCATGCCTTGGGTTTCCATGAACCGTGGGTTCCTTTCTTCACTGGCAGCTTGATGGGGTCCCTCAACTGTGTGCGGGCGAAGTGCTCACTCGGGTTCACAGCGGACCGTTCTGGAGATCCGCTGCTGGACCTCAAAGTGGCACACAACGCCGCCGCCGGAGTTTCCCGCACAGACGCTCAGATAATGGTCATGGTAGGAAGGCGGCTGTCTTATTCTGTGGCAAGGAGTTCATTGAATTTCCAAcattttcattgtatttcttgGGCATGTAGATCTTCATGGTGTTCTCTCAGTATTTTTCAACACAGAGGTTTCTCTATATAAATCTGCTTCAAATAATGGGAAGACAAAAATTCAATGCCACCATTTTGAGGGCAGGCATAGGATTGGGCACTGTCTTGAGATGGGTCTGCACACGCCCTGCAGCTTTCCCTTCATCCTACACCAGCAATGGGTCAACGGTACAGTATCGCTCGACACGGTACACAGAATTGGATATTACGACCTGAAGTGGCGGCTGGCATTGTTGACGTGGCAGAAGATGTTCCACGGACGCGCTGAGGTGAACCTGCAGACTACAGACGCGGTGGTGTCGGAGGCGCTGCTTCTGGAGGTATTGGAGGACGGTCGGCTTGGCGCCATCACGCACGCGTACAACGGCACACTGAGTCTTGACCAGGAGGCCAGGATGCTCTTCGTTAGGTCAGTGGTTGTAACAGTAAAATCAGTGCACCGTTTGGGGTGCTCCCGTCAAATAAAATTCCACAGAAAAACAGATTGCCTGAAATATATCATGTAAACTGCTTTTGAGTAGTTTTCTGGGCCATGTGAGACGACGACAGAGCTGACAGTGTGGTGTGTGGCAGGCAGGAGGTGCGGCAGGTGGAAGGGGGCGTCCCCGTTCTGGCGTGGGCGGTAATGGTCGAGGGAAGTGTCGGAAGCTCTCTCCTCAACAGTTATCACTTCTTCAAGGTAACGCCGACAGGTTACACGTTACAGTAgttccaccctcctcccttctcctgtcgAATACCTGAGATACACCGACTAGAGGTCCTAGGTACAGTTTGTCCTCTCATGCCACCCTGACCACACTGGGGATGTTCTTCTGCCAAAGGGGTCTTTAAGGACACCGGTGGGCCTGCACTACATAGCCGGCGGCGAGGCCCACTCTGCGGTGCTGGGGGCGGAGTCCATAGAAACGACGCTGCGGCTGTCGGCGGCGCAGGAGACAGACGTCCTCTACCTCCTGGTGTGGGAAATGGACTTTAAGTCTCACAACGCAACCATTAGCACTGCAAAGTCCAGGTCCGGGCTCATatataacgttattttttttaactttgtgcAGAAAACTcccgttattttctttttcaagaGCACCTTAGTATCAGAGATAAGAAATATGAAACATATTTATGCTGTTCAACTATATCGAATCAGCATATTTTGAAACTACCACAAATGTATGCAACAATCATTCTTGACTGAATAAGTGGAGTCACTCTTCCCGCACCTGTTCCTTCCTCCAGGCAAGCGGCGGACACTGAGGAGACGGTCCTGGAGGAGGCCTCGGTGGGCACAGAGCTGATGAGCCTGGAGAGCTTTGGGAGGCTGAAGACGCCGCCCACAGGGGAGGTTGAGCTCAGTGTTGACTGTAAACAAACACTCCTCCCTAATGGAGCAACTCTCACAAGTCAGAAGATCGATGCGGACGTGAGTATTTATGTAGCACGATCGAGTTTTGATAACACACAGCAAGCACCGCTCATACAAGACATCCTGCCATGAGCTACTGATAAAAATGTTATTCTTTCGTCTCTTGCTGCGGTTCTTCAGttaactggttcaggctcactaCAAATCATAACGAATCATTGGCTAGAAAACAATTTGAACACAATCGAATAAAGATCTATAAAGTCAGGAAACCAATGGACTAAGTTTCCAGGAGTCTCTTAAAGTTAAATTTAAGTTTGCTTAAGACTTAAACAAACAGTGCACTACAACTGCATGATCAGACAAGCATGATGACACTTTTCACAGGTCCGTCTGACGCTGGTGGACGAGCAATGGGAGGTGGGTGGAACGCAGGGCAGCCTCACGTGGGCGTCAAACACGTACTCCTTCAGCGGGCGCACCTGGCTCACGCAGGGGCAACGCTCCATCGGCCTCGTGTCCTACGGGGCAGCCAACAACCAGACGCTGAAGAGTTCACACATGATGAGCGTGGTGGACCCGACCCAGGGGTGGGGGCGGCTGGTGTTGGCGTTGGAAAACGAACACCTTGGCGTCTTTCCTCATAGCTTTAAGGTGTGTTGACACGGTGCTATTGGTCTGAGGTCACTGGAGTCTGTATCTTCCCACAAAGTTATTTCATGCAGCCAAACAAACTTTGTGGCTCCATATCAAAGTACTCGTGAGTCACTCATCCTCTTCACACTCCATGTTTATCGCAAACAATATTCCATAAAATGTTTGACCCACCAAAATACTGAAAGATTTCAGCTGAATGCACACAATGAAtaactttgtatacattttcatattgTTGTAATTAACAAATGTTACACTGTAAAAAGGAATATCATTACAGTAGCTGTTTTTCAATGCTACAGATAAGTGTATCTTTCCCTCGGCAGAGTTCGGCCGGCATCAAGTTGGGCGTGGGTCTTGGCGAGGCCGGCCAGGCACAGTTCCTGGTGCTCCGGACGCCGGCCGAGGCTGCCATCAATCTggctctctcccccttccttgccGCGTTTCCCGGGGGAAACTTGTTTCtgaaggtgtgtgcgtgtgtgtgtgtgtgtgtgtgtgtgtgtgtgtgtgtgtgtgtgtgtgtgtgtgtgttacatgaaATCTCATTAATCTCCAAAAAAACAGACTTGAGGCACAATACAgcttggaaaggaaaataaaaaagtgacAGAATTCTGATCACGAATGAAACTAAGAGGGAAATCAACTCCCTTGGCTCATCATTCACTCAGTAGCCATAACCAAACACCATCAAGTAAGTACAGGCGGTGACGCGGTGGTTGTGGTGCGCAGGTGTGGGGAGCAGGTGTGGAGGGGCACGCGGCCTGGGCACACGTGAAAGGTGGCGGCGGCCTGAAGTGGGACCGCGGGGGGCGTGACCTGGAGGCGGCGCTCAACTATGAACACCCCGGCGCTGTGCTGCACCTGCTGGAGCTGAGTCTGTCCTTCAGCATCTCCCAGGTGAGAACAGGAGACTTTTAAATTGAGACTCAAGTAGGCTAAAATGATTAACTTTCTTACGGTTAGAGTCTGACCACTGTTCCGTGCAGATTCCAAAACTAGATGAATGGGACAATTAAGAACctcacagaaaaaagaaaaaaaacgcagaaACACTTTGGACAGACATTTCATAGTACATGACCGGATAACTTTATACAGAGTCTCCTCTATTGACGAGGTTTAGTGATGCCGCAGGAGTACTATCATTATTTACATCTCGGCGCTCCCCGCCGTGGACTGCAAATTAACCTTCAACTTCCGGGAAAAATTTTTTGTTTAATCGAAAGTTCGCAATACGAATGTTCGTATGAGGTGTAATCCCTGCATACTATTGTTCAATCCGAGTGGGTATTAATCATCTGTATACctaatactatttttttttcggcAGCCTCTCTACCCACCTCTGATCCTAGCGTTGGCGGGACGTTTTAACCTGAACGGCGTCTATCACTTGGCTCTCAACTCCGACTGTCGTTCTGAGCAGGTACTGGCCAGGCCGGCCCTTGATTGCAAGTGACAGAATTGCACTAACAAGAtgtctctcaacacacacacacagaccttaaCTTCCTGCATTAGTATAACACGACTTTGTACTTCTCTCTCCGCTCCCCCAGAAACACTACCTAGTGGAGGGCGCCATGCAGTACCCGGGAACCAATGGCGGCCTCCGCGTGTTGCTGCGGAAGGTGGGCGCCACGCACGGGTCCATCCTGGCCTGCTTCTTCAATGACTTTGCACTGCAGTTCACGGGAGCCTACACGTATGTTATGCAACGCCCTTATCTGctcaatttccttctcctttccccccctctcacAACTGTTTTCTCTTTActgctcttctcttctttgcAGTTCTTGTGAAaactatatatttattatatttagcGATGTACCTGTGGATACGCTGTAATATATTTGTTACTGATGGTTTTCATAAATTTAGAACAATATCCGTCGGAATTTATCATTCTTCACGAAATTAGCTTTCAGTGTTCAAAGTACTACAAAAAGTGCATTAACATTTAATGATGCACATTACTCAGTAACAGAGAAAACAACTTAATCttagttagaaaaaaaaaaaaaactagtaacTATCGAACAATCTGTCGAAGGATCACTTAATCACCAcaccacgcacacccacacactgcCTCACGCATTCACTCACACACTCCGTCGTTCTCTCATTACCTTCATTACCTTCACGTCACGCAGCGAAAGGGACGCCGAGCAGGAGGTTCTGGCAACCATCAACACCTCGCTGCTGCCGGAGACTGATGGCTACACCCTCAAGCTGCTCAAGCGGGTGCTGGTGCAGAGTCTCGAGGTGGTGGCCTTCCTCGCACCGAGCAGCGCCTCCCGGGAGTGGGTCTACACCTACAGGTAATGATGAAGGCAAACATTCACATCAGAAAATCCCTGCTGAGTGTAAAGCCTGAAATTGTTGTAAAAATTCTACAGGAGCTAACAATAGAAAAATGCAATATTCTAATATAAAAATCATTGTACATTACATTATTTCAGATAAATATCGAATTTCTATCCCAGGATCCGGGCAAATAATGTGATTTCTTGACATTGAGTGGAAAATATTCACTTAAACTAATTAAGAGGCTGGCCGTTATAAATCCTGAGTCCTGAGTGCATCCAAAGTgattctcatattttttttt
This is a stretch of genomic DNA from Eriocheir sinensis breed Jianghai 21 chromosome 10, ASM2467909v1, whole genome shotgun sequence. It encodes these proteins:
- the LOC126996528 gene encoding uncharacterized protein LOC126996528 isoform X4 produces the protein MNCRKNTVRCGGRVSSSEQSSPTGKDCVTGGRRPQVTKCLHSWNVIDRIVTCTVSNATMPHVSNARGREWCFLACGSGGAPAAAAVTAWRRWRHSSQRGQRRLLYFLPLVCCLLLPKTTLATATIATVVAPGTTAVFQHHVEALLEGEEVFSKVATVEVSRRNSDTLLILVSNDEQEATTSTESGGPVARAVAATVVRDRVTSLQHHADETPASLNYKRALVSLLTPAQHSLSLAYHTQSGVLGTCEVRYEHKELKTLTWLDVTRCSHFTSERVLGGHNLPLLHLAVGLESSSSACEYQWREGGGAVLEGVRCIETLLVAPRYSAASQLLNATLTSSLTLNETTPIDPATENYMNGARETTDLTFQPEPYEDEEGNVLQLMEEVCSSEGQERFTAELLQKLSHLSYAISRAASDLPDLPAACPANVRRGVALAVAVVGGPRTLHFFVKQLAELSLAPSGSSFSDDEYFFTLALRSLVNPAHHTRTSLPRDFFLRRENQIVYDELVDYLLTQTPSAIAGVATLLEGVSRVAPQLFQRMLQKCGPYLLPKDACQRGDYAEAVRLLRTVSGLSTRPQDYVTSLGPCFATDNVDVIVAAMDTLSTVDCDMQGVTELQRVGLDSPSDSEIRIAAYRGLVRCLPSQPELIKTIAKALDPSHDDFSTQVASYVWSHIQSVVTSEDPSLISLRDLLSASDVVAGVPDPVWYDPRRHSRHVAHTVHLDARTSLTVTGDVAWGRYSPAPRALYLTVALHHDGDTHQLVQLMVRVTGLEAMLLSVPLVDELLHAAAAAASQLWATASRMAGSGGSRSRRDAVQEQITQFIEQVMTRIPAAYRTNTSSVELYLRLLDTHALHLRLEDLRYSSPLDALFTRFQPPLSAALVALAPLLDNTLTLATSSGVPLTLGVHGMAGVNTRAEHIAVLEGGIFNIVASGGVALWGRAGVGGARATPLVSHHLWAVDLPITASYQYEGEELRAQVRLPRDWPGEMWLNRRDTTLNGEHLPLRIRRSCLVHGGPLEVCWEARDGDVLGVGAVSGRNGWLAPYYRALKLPKLNPADPVNVTVSFPMIGAARMSQLVVEVGGNKYTAGLVTQRSPTPSFAITLNTPSHAYLLKGLAGSRESITQVLSVEASVDQDRYGLRLQLSMPQLVRQKVWSPSAFITTPEGGEEEVVRLFLSMKEEADGFLTELTFQTLGPLTHYLDTKISSQVAGTVNAMDGKMKTIEVRSLEVTSSPVFSVELSGRVFLLGPPQGQGHFRVRWGGEGNQVEFSVALAPAITFLGVAQHEPGGTRGISFRVSYSALHSSIQGPMGGSLVLLVDGSRLEVDLSLALAHFGRINLSHKHNGALDFQTAVAVRSEPLGVAWSAVQLLLVQPRDVRHEFNVSWSEEPQDAVKSQAYYRGTSETSFAHSFGGRLEYPGQLVEVEQTLEEVQPGTYKSKLVARADPGRTLNADTFLITRREEHVFSYGYSNTLRLDTWNTPLSLMGSLNCVRAKCSLGFTADRSGDPLLDLKVAHNAAAGVSRTDAQIMVMQWVNGTVSLDTVHRIGYYDLKWRLALLTWQKMFHGRAEVNLQTTDAVVSEALLLEVLEDGRLGAITHAYNGTLSLDQEARMLFVRQEVRQVEGGVPVLAWAVMVEGSVGSSLLNSYHFFKGSLRTPVGLHYIAGGEAHSAVLGAESIETTLRLSAAQETDVLYLLVWEMDFKSHNATISTAKSRQAADTEETVLEEASVGTELMSLESFGRLKTPPTGEVELSVDCKQTLLPNGATLTSQKIDADVRLTLVDEQWEVGGTQGSLTWASNTYSFSGRTWLTQGQRSIGLVSYGAANNQTLKSSHMMSVVDPTQGWGRLVLALENEHLGVFPHSFKSSAGIKLGVGLGEAGQAQFLVLRTPAEAAINLALSPFLAAFPGGNLFLKVWGAGVEGHAAWAHVKGGGGLKWDRGGRDLEAALNYEHPGAVLHLLELSLSFSISQPLYPPLILALAGRFNLNGVYHLALNSDCRSEQKHYLVEGAMQYPGTNGGLRVLLRKVGATHGSILACFFNDFALQFTGAYTERDAEQEVLATINTSLLPETDGYTLKLLKRVLVQSLEVVAFLAPSSASREWVYTYRIVGQMKRDIKGRLRVLVAEDAFTHHILQALVEEYKFFVLVVHNQFDEMELELKFLELWPATKITGTLLKGKDSQLSLTVTTPTLKHLVEGRLLFSSGEWRSAHSGSLVYTQRDKAGRIVPFKLELEAHRWNSNKRKYKLLLHKTVSEGHEPKELPFLPDLDTSKAVQYPHELAKTTSAITFGAALEVAEDPTSTQYKMTWETDDTASLGKLVLGQNPHGGSSLVQYRRQEKGVPKSDIDYLLEGNYRRVGNEVTLSFTLSQSSIGRPRAINFLHSELEGYTELLLDLFEEAGDQVILVVTARGPNLKFRIGQYGNTFLLLGYQREGGGEEDDISHTVQVENSGRTVEVWWGRAAEDGRQCAVGGVMLETPTMAPTYNMFKLCPTQEPYGTVQVLGIDSLEGPYLKVGQISGPGGLGLQVGSGRLRPLDTPPALTLTADVEREVLEVLTDWQTPSISRLEEEFTSRWTSLVAALRTLGYPEVRIEGGLDLSPFIRETEDLLLQAYNFTHSTSLQVWMSVVDDGSDKGEGLFHEVGLALVRQMEALVSKCVEATQSTFHAVKGSAENWATFSATLLQNVTADMTDTLSAAEGRVRGVVDEVTAKLERHLRPTLTWLQATLAAISYNDDQSLYALVSRVMGSVRARLGRREGLRGYVTDYVLNRVEKVVVENAHWDGLRARGSAVVNALKNMTHLSVVMPHQTALKITIATPGRMKRDLTRTMKWFIEREGPRLLQEAEGWMDVYWARARYLMTWPVYGEAMVFGWDQAISWDGRQVTPLLTDACRHLLVLLTQAAVPTAVTLHMENLDRQPREVFTFFSGSNIVTLDSQLRMTYNGRLIRQALFEAGELTMRWARDSAGITSTTGLSLECQLGQPLCRLAVSGEHFAGTVGLLGVFDYDNSTDFMTSRWEMPATEEEWVQSWRVGTPGQCSSQVPESHISPPHGHHCTDLFHSPHSPYRCAQVVFPQRVAFAVLADVPSGVGVCRPPGLPPRLQPPLPPPRAQPHVQFVHVGGRRARAGHGGAAEGGGHHHGFRVLGGPAGPHHCSSSESE